Proteins from a genomic interval of Motilibacter aurantiacus:
- a CDS encoding STAS domain-containing protein: MAASAILAAHGGTARLSVVGELDGTARDRLTEVAEALASETVLGVELDLRGVTAIDAAGVAWLMRLQRAAWGRCRRPRLVDPSPQVKCALAGLGMRGLVDRPPRAAGCPPV; encoded by the coding sequence GTGGCAGCGAGCGCGATCCTCGCAGCACACGGCGGTACGGCCCGGTTGAGCGTGGTGGGTGAGCTCGACGGCACTGCCCGCGACCGGCTGACCGAGGTGGCCGAGGCGCTGGCCTCGGAGACGGTCCTCGGGGTGGAGCTCGACCTGCGCGGGGTCACCGCCATCGACGCGGCGGGCGTCGCCTGGCTGATGCGGCTGCAGCGTGCGGCGTGGGGCCGCTGCCGGCGGCCGCGCCTGGTCGACCCCTCCCCGCAGGTCAAGTGCGCGCTGGCCGGGCTGGGCATGCGCGGCCTCGTCGACCGCCCACCGCGCGCCGCGGGCTGCCCGCCGGTCTGA
- a CDS encoding glycoside hydrolase family 15 protein, protein MTSGPPTGAKSTSSPFPPIADYGFLSDGEVTALVAPGGSVEWMGVPRMDSPSVFGAILGRHAGEFRVAPAERRVPDSRRYLPGTMILETSWGTATGWLIVRDVLLMGPWRHRDHRSDTHQRPPTDYDAENILLRTIRCASGEVQVVMDCEPIPEYGLAHVRWEYAGEGYTQGVARSPGSDVELTLTSDMNLGFEGGRATARTLLKEGEQRFVALSWGDADPPRTFDDAYRRLTWTAHHWQHWLARGTFPDHPWRSFLQRSALTLKGLTYAPTGAIIAASTTSLPETPQGTRNYDYRYTWVRDSTFALWGLYTLGFDWEAIDFFAFVMDVSERYGGLQIMYGIGGENELEERVLDHLPGYDGARPVRVGNAAHDQRQHDVWGAVLDSVYLHNKVHQHLDERVWPLLQNLTAAALAHWREPDAGIWEVRGQLQHFTSSKIMCWVALDRGARLARMLGETAKAVEWEREAEQIRQDVLEHGVDERGVLTQAYGTDALDASVLLAPLVRFLPPDDPRIKATVLAIADELTVDDLVLRYRVEETDDGFTGEEGTFTICSFWLVSALVEIGEVARGRQLCEKLLSLAGPLQLYAEEIDPHTGKHLGNFPQAFTHLALINAVMHVIRAEAA, encoded by the coding sequence ATGACCAGCGGGCCTCCGACCGGCGCAAAGTCCACGTCCTCCCCGTTCCCGCCCATCGCGGACTACGGATTCCTGTCCGACGGGGAGGTGACGGCCCTCGTCGCCCCCGGCGGGAGCGTCGAGTGGATGGGCGTGCCGCGGATGGACTCGCCCAGCGTCTTCGGGGCGATCCTGGGCCGGCACGCGGGGGAGTTCCGCGTCGCGCCCGCCGAGCGCCGCGTGCCCGACTCCCGGCGCTATCTGCCCGGGACGATGATCCTGGAGACGAGCTGGGGAACGGCCACCGGCTGGCTCATCGTCCGCGACGTCCTCCTCATGGGGCCCTGGCGCCACCGGGACCACCGGTCCGACACGCACCAGCGGCCGCCGACCGACTACGACGCCGAGAACATCCTGCTCCGCACCATCCGCTGCGCCTCCGGGGAGGTGCAGGTGGTGATGGACTGCGAGCCGATCCCGGAGTACGGCCTGGCCCACGTGCGCTGGGAGTACGCCGGCGAGGGCTACACGCAGGGAGTCGCGCGGTCGCCGGGCAGCGACGTCGAGCTGACCCTGACCTCCGACATGAACCTCGGGTTCGAGGGCGGCCGGGCCACCGCGCGCACGCTGCTCAAGGAGGGCGAGCAGCGCTTCGTGGCGCTGTCGTGGGGCGACGCGGACCCGCCGCGGACCTTCGACGACGCGTACCGGCGGCTGACGTGGACCGCTCACCACTGGCAGCACTGGCTGGCCCGCGGGACGTTCCCCGACCACCCCTGGCGCAGCTTCCTCCAGCGCAGCGCGCTGACCCTCAAGGGGCTGACGTACGCCCCGACCGGCGCGATCATCGCCGCCTCCACGACGTCGCTGCCGGAGACGCCGCAGGGCACCCGGAACTACGACTACCGCTACACCTGGGTCCGCGACTCGACCTTCGCGCTCTGGGGGCTCTACACCCTCGGCTTCGACTGGGAGGCCATCGACTTCTTCGCGTTCGTCATGGACGTGTCGGAGCGCTACGGCGGGCTGCAGATCATGTACGGCATCGGCGGCGAGAACGAGCTCGAGGAGCGCGTCCTCGACCACCTGCCGGGGTACGACGGCGCCCGCCCCGTACGCGTCGGCAACGCGGCGCACGACCAGCGCCAGCACGACGTCTGGGGCGCCGTGCTCGACTCGGTCTACCTGCACAACAAGGTCCACCAGCACCTCGACGAGCGGGTCTGGCCCCTGCTGCAGAACCTCACCGCCGCTGCCCTCGCGCACTGGCGCGAGCCGGACGCCGGCATCTGGGAGGTACGCGGCCAGCTGCAGCACTTCACGTCCTCGAAGATCATGTGCTGGGTCGCGCTCGACCGCGGCGCCCGGCTGGCCCGGATGCTCGGGGAGACGGCCAAGGCGGTCGAGTGGGAGCGGGAGGCCGAGCAGATCCGGCAGGACGTGCTCGAGCACGGCGTCGACGAGCGCGGCGTCCTCACCCAGGCGTACGGCACGGACGCCCTCGACGCCTCCGTGCTGCTCGCGCCGCTGGTGCGCTTCCTGCCGCCGGACGACCCGCGCATCAAGGCGACCGTGCTCGCGATCGCCGACGAGCTGACGGTCGACGACCTCGTGCTGCGCTATCGGGTCGAGGAGACCGACGACGGGTTCACCGGTGAGGAGGGCACCTTCACGATCTGCTCGTTCTGGCTGGTGTCGGCGCTGGTCGAGATCGGCGAGGTCGCCCGGGGCCGGCAGCTCTGCGAGAAGCTGCTCTCGCTGGCCGGGCCGCTCCAGCTCTACGCCGAGGAGATCGACCCGCACACCGGCAAGCACCTGGGCAACTTCCCGCAGGCGTTCACGCACCTGGCGCTGATCAACGCGGTGATGCACGTGATCCGCGCGGAGGCGGCGTAG
- a CDS encoding DedA family protein, translating to MYAATVTVPAHRASFDPLASPASGNAAAELGGLTGWASDVISAAGPVGIALLTALETVVPPIPSEVVLPLAGFLASRGEFGLVAVVVAASIGSLVGSLVLYALARGLGPARARRVLALVPLTEPEDVDRSVLWFQKHGDSSVLLGRLVPGVRSLVSVPAGTARMGVVRFSVLTFVGSAVWNSLLVGVGYALGQRWHEVSKYADLIDYVVIAAVVLLVGAGVVRKVRKVRASR from the coding sequence ATGTACGCCGCGACCGTGACCGTTCCGGCCCACCGGGCCAGCTTCGATCCCCTCGCGTCCCCCGCGTCCGGGAACGCGGCCGCCGAGCTCGGCGGCCTCACCGGCTGGGCCAGCGACGTCATCTCCGCCGCCGGGCCCGTCGGCATCGCCCTGCTGACCGCGCTCGAGACGGTCGTGCCCCCCATCCCCAGCGAGGTCGTCCTCCCGCTGGCCGGCTTCCTCGCCTCGCGCGGCGAGTTCGGCCTGGTCGCCGTGGTCGTCGCCGCGTCCATCGGCTCGCTCGTCGGCTCGCTCGTCCTGTACGCCCTGGCCCGCGGCCTCGGCCCCGCCCGCGCGCGCCGCGTGCTCGCGCTCGTGCCGCTCACCGAGCCCGAGGACGTCGACCGCTCGGTCCTGTGGTTCCAGAAGCACGGCGACTCCAGCGTGCTGCTCGGGCGGCTGGTGCCCGGGGTGCGCAGCCTGGTGTCGGTGCCCGCCGGGACCGCGCGCATGGGGGTCGTCCGGTTCAGCGTGCTGACCTTCGTCGGCAGCGCCGTGTGGAACTCGCTCCTCGTCGGGGTGGGCTACGCCCTCGGCCAGCGCTGGCACGAGGTGTCCAAGTACGCCGACCTCATCGACTACGTGGTCATCGCGGCCGTCGTGCTGCTCGTCGGGGCCGGCGTCGTGCGGAAGGTGCGCAAGGTGCGGGCGTCACGGTAG
- the hisC gene encoding histidinol-phosphate transaminase — protein MSNAGAPRSGHGPRLRPSVSSLPAYVPGRPASTPDGRPAYKLSSNENPYPPLPSVQAVLADALSGINRYPDMGASGLTAALAARLDVPAECVATGTGSVGVLQQFVQIAAGPGDEVVHAWRSFEAYPIIVQIGGATGVPVPLTRDERHDLDAMAAALTERTRLVLLCTPNNPTGTALRQADVDAFLDRVPADVLVVIDEAYLEFNRDPEAVDGLATWRARPNVALLRTFSKAYGLAGLRVGYAVAHPPVAAALRATAVPFGVSGPAQVAAVASLAAEDELRVRVDALVAERERVVAALRAQGWDVPQTQANFVWLRLGEATTEFAERCEAAGVVVRPFRGDGARVTVGEPEANDLFLAVAGDVARGGVSI, from the coding sequence GTGAGCAACGCAGGAGCACCCCGTTCTGGTCACGGCCCCCGCCTGCGGCCGTCGGTGAGCAGCCTCCCGGCGTACGTCCCGGGGCGCCCCGCGTCGACACCGGACGGCCGCCCGGCCTACAAGCTGTCGAGCAACGAGAACCCCTACCCCCCGCTGCCCTCGGTGCAGGCGGTGCTCGCCGACGCACTCTCCGGGATCAACAGATATCCGGACATGGGGGCCAGTGGGCTGACCGCCGCGCTCGCGGCCCGGCTCGACGTGCCCGCCGAGTGCGTCGCGACCGGGACGGGGAGCGTCGGCGTGCTGCAGCAGTTCGTGCAGATCGCGGCCGGGCCGGGGGACGAGGTCGTCCACGCGTGGCGCTCGTTCGAGGCGTACCCGATCATCGTCCAGATCGGCGGCGCGACGGGTGTGCCGGTCCCGCTGACCCGTGACGAGCGGCACGACCTGGACGCGATGGCGGCCGCGCTGACCGAGCGGACCCGGCTGGTCCTGCTCTGCACCCCCAACAACCCGACCGGGACGGCGCTGCGCCAGGCCGACGTCGACGCCTTCCTCGACCGCGTCCCGGCCGACGTGCTGGTGGTGATCGACGAGGCGTACCTCGAGTTCAACCGCGACCCGGAGGCCGTCGACGGGCTGGCGACGTGGCGGGCGCGGCCGAACGTCGCGCTGCTGCGCACGTTCTCCAAGGCCTACGGCCTGGCCGGCCTGCGGGTGGGGTACGCCGTGGCGCACCCGCCGGTCGCCGCTGCGCTGCGGGCGACGGCCGTCCCGTTCGGGGTGAGCGGGCCGGCCCAGGTCGCGGCGGTGGCGAGCCTGGCCGCCGAGGACGAGCTGCGCGTACGCGTCGACGCGCTGGTCGCCGAGCGCGAGCGGGTGGTGGCCGCGCTGCGCGCGCAGGGGTGGGACGTCCCGCAGACGCAGGCGAACTTCGTCTGGCTGCGGCTGGGCGAGGCGACGACCGAGTTCGCGGAGCGGTGCGAGGCCGCCGGCGTGGTGGTCCGTCCGTTCCGCGGCGACGGGGCCCGGGTGACGGTCGGCGAGCCGGAGGCGAACGACCTGTTCCTGGCGGTCGCGGGCGACGTGGCGCGGGGCGGCGTGTCCATTTGA
- the ypfJ gene encoding KPN_02809 family neutral zinc metallopeptidase: MRTDNGSPDANEVVFAPAGSRGRSGVGLPVALGGGGLGIVGVVIALIFAFTGGGGGFGNLGNGLDPMGQNARVAGVDRGVAPSNDEDLVDFLRFVVDDVQDYWERSFAAAGQSYDRTRLVIFQEVVTTGCGRASAATGPFYCPADRQVYLDLSFFRELQTRFGAPGDFAQAYVIAHEFGHHVQNLRGVSDAVAQLSARNPDDSNELSVRTELQADCLAGVWGASTAERQLLEPGDLEEGLRAAQSVGDDVLQEQAQGYVQPDTFTHGSAQQRQTWFLRGFESATVGQCDTFGESSV; encoded by the coding sequence ATGCGTACCGACAACGGGTCCCCCGACGCCAACGAGGTGGTCTTCGCCCCCGCGGGCTCGAGGGGCAGGTCCGGCGTCGGTCTCCCGGTGGCCCTCGGCGGCGGCGGCCTCGGCATCGTCGGGGTCGTCATCGCGCTGATCTTCGCCTTCACCGGCGGCGGGGGCGGGTTCGGCAACCTCGGCAACGGGCTCGACCCCATGGGGCAGAACGCGCGCGTCGCGGGCGTGGACCGGGGCGTCGCGCCCTCCAACGACGAGGACCTCGTCGACTTCCTGCGCTTCGTCGTCGACGACGTGCAGGACTACTGGGAGCGGTCGTTCGCGGCGGCGGGCCAGAGCTACGACCGGACGCGGCTGGTGATCTTCCAGGAGGTCGTGACGACGGGCTGCGGCCGGGCCAGCGCCGCGACCGGGCCGTTCTACTGCCCGGCGGACCGGCAGGTCTACCTGGACCTGTCCTTCTTCCGGGAGCTGCAGACACGCTTCGGGGCCCCCGGCGACTTCGCCCAGGCGTACGTCATCGCCCACGAGTTCGGCCACCACGTGCAGAACCTTCGCGGTGTCTCCGACGCCGTCGCGCAGCTGTCCGCGCGCAACCCCGACGACAGCAACGAGCTGTCGGTGCGGACCGAGCTGCAGGCCGACTGCCTGGCCGGGGTGTGGGGCGCCTCGACGGCCGAGCGCCAGCTGCTCGAGCCCGGCGACCTCGAGGAGGGACTGCGGGCCGCGCAGTCGGTGGGCGACGACGTGCTGCAGGAGCAGGCGCAGGGCTACGTGCAGCCGGACACCTTCACGCACGGGTCCGCGCAGCAGCGGCAGACGTGGTTCCTGCGCGGGTTCGAGTCCGCCACGGTCGGGCAGTGCGACACGTTCGGGGAGTCGTCGGTCTGA
- the pdhA gene encoding pyruvate dehydrogenase (acetyl-transferring) E1 component subunit alpha has product MEQVASVWDGAEVGPEAVQLLTPQGRRVEHPSFAVDVSVQDLRGLYRDLVLARRLDTEATALQRQGELGLWPPALGQEAAQIGSGRALTAADHAFPTYREHGVALVRGVGPLELLRMFRGVDHGGWDPVATGFHLYTIVIGAQTLHATGYAMGLQRDGRVGDDGSAVLAYLGDGATSEGAVSEAFVWAAAMNAPVVFFCQNNGWAISEPTAKQTRIPLYQRARGFGFPGIRVDGNDVLAVLAVTRAALARAREGGGPVLVEAVTYRMGAHTTSDDPTRYRDPDEVAAWKARDPIARVAALLGREDPGLAEVVAEVEREAGELAERVRHGVRAMPDPGPLDMYDSVYAEPNVALARERDEHAAYLASFEEVS; this is encoded by the coding sequence TTGGAACAGGTCGCCAGCGTGTGGGACGGGGCCGAGGTCGGCCCGGAGGCGGTCCAGCTGCTGACCCCGCAGGGGCGGCGCGTCGAGCACCCCTCCTTCGCCGTCGACGTCTCCGTGCAGGACCTGCGCGGGCTCTACCGCGACCTCGTCCTCGCCCGCCGCCTCGACACCGAGGCGACCGCGCTGCAGCGCCAGGGCGAGCTGGGGCTCTGGCCCCCGGCACTGGGCCAGGAGGCCGCGCAGATCGGCTCCGGCCGGGCCCTGACCGCCGCGGACCACGCCTTCCCCACCTACCGCGAGCACGGCGTGGCGCTGGTCCGCGGGGTCGGCCCGCTCGAGCTGCTGCGGATGTTCCGCGGGGTGGACCACGGCGGGTGGGACCCGGTCGCGACCGGCTTCCACCTCTACACGATCGTCATCGGGGCGCAGACCCTGCACGCGACGGGCTACGCCATGGGGCTGCAGCGCGACGGCCGGGTCGGCGACGACGGCAGCGCGGTCCTGGCCTACCTCGGCGACGGGGCGACCAGCGAGGGCGCCGTCAGCGAGGCGTTCGTGTGGGCGGCGGCCATGAACGCCCCGGTCGTCTTCTTCTGCCAGAACAACGGCTGGGCGATCTCGGAGCCGACCGCGAAGCAGACGCGCATCCCGCTCTACCAGCGCGCCCGCGGCTTCGGCTTCCCTGGCATCCGGGTCGACGGCAACGACGTCCTCGCCGTGCTCGCGGTCACCAGGGCGGCCCTCGCCCGCGCCCGTGAGGGCGGCGGGCCGGTGCTCGTCGAGGCCGTGACGTACCGGATGGGGGCGCACACCACCTCCGACGACCCGACGCGCTACCGGGACCCGGACGAGGTGGCCGCGTGGAAGGCGCGTGACCCCATCGCCCGCGTGGCCGCGCTCCTCGGCCGGGAGGACCCCGGGCTCGCGGAGGTCGTGGCCGAGGTGGAGCGGGAGGCGGGCGAGCTCGCCGAGCGGGTACGCCACGGCGTCCGCGCGATGCCCGACCCCGGCCCGCTGGACATGTACGACTCGGTCTACGCCGAGCCCAACGTGGCGCTCGCCCGCGAGCGCGACGAGCACGCGGCGTACCTCGCGTCCTTCGAGGAGGTGTCGTGA